The following coding sequences are from one Ornithodoros turicata isolate Travis chromosome 1, ASM3712646v1, whole genome shotgun sequence window:
- the LOC135377563 gene encoding nuclear hormone receptor E75-like isoform X3 produces the protein MMMAPDPRLGNAGFLYYVDGKPVRFGRVPKREKAKILAAMQKVNASSQEKALSVELEDEMRLFDTVVRAHEETCDFTSDKVTPLLERARAHPIYAQCPPQLACPLNPTTLHQPQAEGSGPRLMEDFSERFSPAIRGVVEFAKRIPGFSLLAQDDQVTLLKAGVFEVLLVRLACMFDSRSSSMVCLNGQVLLRESLHSASNARFLLDSMFDFAERLNSLGLTDAELGLFCAIVVIAADRPGLRNTELVQKMQRRLTDVLQKAIAAGHPDQPQLCAELMKKVPDLRTLNTLHSEKLLAYKMEPAATPPYLNAATVPSSEPWSIKEWGPASPRSVASSTNSLDGAKSPVRSGSFSSSTDYSPDSPAGPKTYAKVRRVDSPTDSGIESGKEPSCCTPTASVCSSPRSLDEKVKEVADESERPEEDMPVLKRALQAPPLVSPNQLMEEAYRHHKKLRAARKESASSSADLASSHSTLVGRLQQAPRFMNEQQLKRTDLIHNIIMRNESPLGPPPPKYPALPQGAFYPGWPFPETPLPPHPVATPTTPTPPPRCPYSPSSPTLVVTEGPQPLNLSKKPGSPFPLKTET, from the exons ATGATGATGGCTCCGGACCCCAGGCTTGGCAACGCCGGCTTTCTCTATTACGTAGATGGAAAAC CCGTGAGGTTCGGCCGTGTGCCTAAGCGTGAGAAGGCCAAAATCCTGGCCGCCATGCAGAAGGTGAACGCAAGCTCTCAGGAGAAGGCACTATCGGTGGAGCTGGAGGACGAAATGCGCCTCTTTGACACTGTTGTACGAGCGCACGAGGAAACCTGCGACTTCACCAGCGACAAAGTGACACCACTTCTTGAGCGGGCCCGTGCTCATCCCATCTACGCCCAGTGCCCACCGCAGTTG GCATGCCCACTAAATCCAACAACACTGCATCAACCACAAGCTGAAGGCAGTGGGCCACGGCTTATGGAAGATTTCTCTGAGCGGTTCTCACCAGCCATTCGCGGAGTTGTGGAGTTTGCAAAGCGCATCCCTGGCTTTAGTCTCCTGGCTCAGGACGATCAAGTGACGCTACTGAAAGCTGGAGTGTTTGAAGTGCTCCTCGTACGGCTAGCTTGCATGTTCGACAGCCGCTCCAGTTCCATGGTGTGCCTCAACGGCCAAGTCCTTCTGCGGGAATCCCTTCATTCAGCCAGCAATGCTCGATTCCTGCTAGACTCCATGTTTGATTTTGCTGAACGCCTCAACTCTTTGGGTCTCACTGATGCGGAGCTCGGTCTCTTCTGTGCCATCGTCGTCATTGCGGCAG ATCGGCCTGGCCTCCGTAACACCGAGCTTGTACAGAAGATGCAGCGGCGGTTGACAGATGTGCTGCAGAAGGCAATAGCTGCGGGCCACCCTGACCAACCACAGCTCTGTGCCGAACTGATGAAGAAGGTGCCCGACCTACGGACACTCAATACGCTGCACTCTGAAAAATTGCTCGCGTACAAGATGGAGCCAGCAGCCACTCCGCCCTACCTGAATGCTGCGACAGTGCCCAGCAGCGAACCCTGGAGCATAAAAGAGTGGGGTCCCGCAAGTCCGCGTTCTGTAGCATCTTCTACTAACTCCCTAGACGGCGCCAAAAGTCCAGTACGCTCTGGTTCGTTCTCGAGCAGCACCGACTATTCCCCCGACAGCCCCGCTGGACCTAAAACGTATGCAAAGGTGCGACGTGTGGACTCTCCTACGGACTCTGGTATAGAAAGCGGAAAGGAGCCCAGCTGCTGCACGCCGACTGCCTCCGTGTGCTCTAGCCCGCGCTCGCTGGACGAGAAAGTGAAGGAAGTGGCCGACGAGAGTGAGCGGCCCGAGGAGGACATGCCCGTGCTGAAGCGCGCTCTGCAGGCGCCGCCACTCGTCAGCCCCAACCAGCTCATGGAGGAAGCGTACAGGCATCACAAGAAACTACGAGCTGCTCGCAAGGAGTCTGCATCTAGCTCAGCAGACCTCGCATCGAGCCACAGCACGCTAGTGGGGCGGCTCCAGCAGGCACCTCGTTTCATGAATGAGCAGCAGCTCAAGCGCACTGACCTCATCCATAACATAATCATGCGCAACGAGAGTCCGCTGGGACCTCCCCCACCCAAATATCCAGCTCTGCCCCAAGGTGCATTCTACCCTGGATGGCCATTTCCCGAAACACCGCTACCACCGCATCCTGTGGCAACACCAACTACACCCACACCTCCACCCCGCTGCCCATACAGCCCGAGCAGCCCAACACTAGTCGTGACAGAGGGTCCCCAGCCCCTCAACCTGTCCAAGAAGCCTGGCAGCCCGTTCCCGCTCAAGACCGAGACGTGA
- the LOC135377563 gene encoding nuclear hormone receptor E75-like isoform X1 yields MILTEKDLQLLSTLPFQQERKDADLKIEFDGTTVLCRVCGDKASGFHYGVHSCEGCKGFFRRSIQQKIQYRPCTKNQQCSILRINRNRCQYCRLKKCIAVGMSRDAVRFGRVPKREKAKILAAMQKVNASSQEKALSVELEDEMRLFDTVVRAHEETCDFTSDKVTPLLERARAHPIYAQCPPQLACPLNPTTLHQPQAEGSGPRLMEDFSERFSPAIRGVVEFAKRIPGFSLLAQDDQVTLLKAGVFEVLLVRLACMFDSRSSSMVCLNGQVLLRESLHSASNARFLLDSMFDFAERLNSLGLTDAELGLFCAIVVIAADRPGLRNTELVQKMQRRLTDVLQKAIAAGHPDQPQLCAELMKKVPDLRTLNTLHSEKLLAYKMEPAATPPYLNAATVPSSEPWSIKEWGPASPRSVASSTNSLDGAKSPVRSGSFSSSTDYSPDSPAGPKTYAKVRRVDSPTDSGIESGKEPSCCTPTASVCSSPRSLDEKVKEVADESERPEEDMPVLKRALQAPPLVSPNQLMEEAYRHHKKLRAARKESASSSADLASSHSTLVGRLQQAPRFMNEQQLKRTDLIHNIIMRNESPLGPPPPKYPALPQGAFYPGWPFPETPLPPHPVATPTTPTPPPRCPYSPSSPTLVVTEGPQPLNLSKKPGSPFPLKTET; encoded by the exons ATGATCCTCACGGAGAAGGATCTCCAGCTTCTTTCGACGCTGCCTTTTCAACAGGAGCGAAAGGACGCCGATCTCAAGATAG AATTTGATGGCACCACGGTGTTGTGTCGTGTTTGCGGGGACAAGGCAAGCGGTTTTCACTATGGTGTGCACTCCTGCGAAGGATGCAAG GGTTTCTTTCGTCGTAGCATTCagcaaaaaattcagtacagGCCATGTACGAAGAATCAGCAATGCTCAATCCTCCGTATTAACCGCAACCGGTGCCAGTACTGCCGCCTCAAGAAGTGCATAGCAGTGGGCATGTCTCGAGATG CCGTGAGGTTCGGCCGTGTGCCTAAGCGTGAGAAGGCCAAAATCCTGGCCGCCATGCAGAAGGTGAACGCAAGCTCTCAGGAGAAGGCACTATCGGTGGAGCTGGAGGACGAAATGCGCCTCTTTGACACTGTTGTACGAGCGCACGAGGAAACCTGCGACTTCACCAGCGACAAAGTGACACCACTTCTTGAGCGGGCCCGTGCTCATCCCATCTACGCCCAGTGCCCACCGCAGTTG GCATGCCCACTAAATCCAACAACACTGCATCAACCACAAGCTGAAGGCAGTGGGCCACGGCTTATGGAAGATTTCTCTGAGCGGTTCTCACCAGCCATTCGCGGAGTTGTGGAGTTTGCAAAGCGCATCCCTGGCTTTAGTCTCCTGGCTCAGGACGATCAAGTGACGCTACTGAAAGCTGGAGTGTTTGAAGTGCTCCTCGTACGGCTAGCTTGCATGTTCGACAGCCGCTCCAGTTCCATGGTGTGCCTCAACGGCCAAGTCCTTCTGCGGGAATCCCTTCATTCAGCCAGCAATGCTCGATTCCTGCTAGACTCCATGTTTGATTTTGCTGAACGCCTCAACTCTTTGGGTCTCACTGATGCGGAGCTCGGTCTCTTCTGTGCCATCGTCGTCATTGCGGCAG ATCGGCCTGGCCTCCGTAACACCGAGCTTGTACAGAAGATGCAGCGGCGGTTGACAGATGTGCTGCAGAAGGCAATAGCTGCGGGCCACCCTGACCAACCACAGCTCTGTGCCGAACTGATGAAGAAGGTGCCCGACCTACGGACACTCAATACGCTGCACTCTGAAAAATTGCTCGCGTACAAGATGGAGCCAGCAGCCACTCCGCCCTACCTGAATGCTGCGACAGTGCCCAGCAGCGAACCCTGGAGCATAAAAGAGTGGGGTCCCGCAAGTCCGCGTTCTGTAGCATCTTCTACTAACTCCCTAGACGGCGCCAAAAGTCCAGTACGCTCTGGTTCGTTCTCGAGCAGCACCGACTATTCCCCCGACAGCCCCGCTGGACCTAAAACGTATGCAAAGGTGCGACGTGTGGACTCTCCTACGGACTCTGGTATAGAAAGCGGAAAGGAGCCCAGCTGCTGCACGCCGACTGCCTCCGTGTGCTCTAGCCCGCGCTCGCTGGACGAGAAAGTGAAGGAAGTGGCCGACGAGAGTGAGCGGCCCGAGGAGGACATGCCCGTGCTGAAGCGCGCTCTGCAGGCGCCGCCACTCGTCAGCCCCAACCAGCTCATGGAGGAAGCGTACAGGCATCACAAGAAACTACGAGCTGCTCGCAAGGAGTCTGCATCTAGCTCAGCAGACCTCGCATCGAGCCACAGCACGCTAGTGGGGCGGCTCCAGCAGGCACCTCGTTTCATGAATGAGCAGCAGCTCAAGCGCACTGACCTCATCCATAACATAATCATGCGCAACGAGAGTCCGCTGGGACCTCCCCCACCCAAATATCCAGCTCTGCCCCAAGGTGCATTCTACCCTGGATGGCCATTTCCCGAAACACCGCTACCACCGCATCCTGTGGCAACACCAACTACACCCACACCTCCACCCCGCTGCCCATACAGCCCGAGCAGCCCAACACTAGTCGTGACAGAGGGTCCCCAGCCCCTCAACCTGTCCAAGAAGCCTGGCAGCCCGTTCCCGCTCAAGACCGAGACGTGA
- the LOC135377563 gene encoding nuclear hormone receptor E75-like isoform X2, producing the protein MVQGLPEQTREHPEPHDIEFDGTTVLCRVCGDKASGFHYGVHSCEGCKGFFRRSIQQKIQYRPCTKNQQCSILRINRNRCQYCRLKKCIAVGMSRDAVRFGRVPKREKAKILAAMQKVNASSQEKALSVELEDEMRLFDTVVRAHEETCDFTSDKVTPLLERARAHPIYAQCPPQLACPLNPTTLHQPQAEGSGPRLMEDFSERFSPAIRGVVEFAKRIPGFSLLAQDDQVTLLKAGVFEVLLVRLACMFDSRSSSMVCLNGQVLLRESLHSASNARFLLDSMFDFAERLNSLGLTDAELGLFCAIVVIAADRPGLRNTELVQKMQRRLTDVLQKAIAAGHPDQPQLCAELMKKVPDLRTLNTLHSEKLLAYKMEPAATPPYLNAATVPSSEPWSIKEWGPASPRSVASSTNSLDGAKSPVRSGSFSSSTDYSPDSPAGPKTYAKVRRVDSPTDSGIESGKEPSCCTPTASVCSSPRSLDEKVKEVADESERPEEDMPVLKRALQAPPLVSPNQLMEEAYRHHKKLRAARKESASSSADLASSHSTLVGRLQQAPRFMNEQQLKRTDLIHNIIMRNESPLGPPPPKYPALPQGAFYPGWPFPETPLPPHPVATPTTPTPPPRCPYSPSSPTLVVTEGPQPLNLSKKPGSPFPLKTET; encoded by the exons AATTTGATGGCACCACGGTGTTGTGTCGTGTTTGCGGGGACAAGGCAAGCGGTTTTCACTATGGTGTGCACTCCTGCGAAGGATGCAAG GGTTTCTTTCGTCGTAGCATTCagcaaaaaattcagtacagGCCATGTACGAAGAATCAGCAATGCTCAATCCTCCGTATTAACCGCAACCGGTGCCAGTACTGCCGCCTCAAGAAGTGCATAGCAGTGGGCATGTCTCGAGATG CCGTGAGGTTCGGCCGTGTGCCTAAGCGTGAGAAGGCCAAAATCCTGGCCGCCATGCAGAAGGTGAACGCAAGCTCTCAGGAGAAGGCACTATCGGTGGAGCTGGAGGACGAAATGCGCCTCTTTGACACTGTTGTACGAGCGCACGAGGAAACCTGCGACTTCACCAGCGACAAAGTGACACCACTTCTTGAGCGGGCCCGTGCTCATCCCATCTACGCCCAGTGCCCACCGCAGTTG GCATGCCCACTAAATCCAACAACACTGCATCAACCACAAGCTGAAGGCAGTGGGCCACGGCTTATGGAAGATTTCTCTGAGCGGTTCTCACCAGCCATTCGCGGAGTTGTGGAGTTTGCAAAGCGCATCCCTGGCTTTAGTCTCCTGGCTCAGGACGATCAAGTGACGCTACTGAAAGCTGGAGTGTTTGAAGTGCTCCTCGTACGGCTAGCTTGCATGTTCGACAGCCGCTCCAGTTCCATGGTGTGCCTCAACGGCCAAGTCCTTCTGCGGGAATCCCTTCATTCAGCCAGCAATGCTCGATTCCTGCTAGACTCCATGTTTGATTTTGCTGAACGCCTCAACTCTTTGGGTCTCACTGATGCGGAGCTCGGTCTCTTCTGTGCCATCGTCGTCATTGCGGCAG ATCGGCCTGGCCTCCGTAACACCGAGCTTGTACAGAAGATGCAGCGGCGGTTGACAGATGTGCTGCAGAAGGCAATAGCTGCGGGCCACCCTGACCAACCACAGCTCTGTGCCGAACTGATGAAGAAGGTGCCCGACCTACGGACACTCAATACGCTGCACTCTGAAAAATTGCTCGCGTACAAGATGGAGCCAGCAGCCACTCCGCCCTACCTGAATGCTGCGACAGTGCCCAGCAGCGAACCCTGGAGCATAAAAGAGTGGGGTCCCGCAAGTCCGCGTTCTGTAGCATCTTCTACTAACTCCCTAGACGGCGCCAAAAGTCCAGTACGCTCTGGTTCGTTCTCGAGCAGCACCGACTATTCCCCCGACAGCCCCGCTGGACCTAAAACGTATGCAAAGGTGCGACGTGTGGACTCTCCTACGGACTCTGGTATAGAAAGCGGAAAGGAGCCCAGCTGCTGCACGCCGACTGCCTCCGTGTGCTCTAGCCCGCGCTCGCTGGACGAGAAAGTGAAGGAAGTGGCCGACGAGAGTGAGCGGCCCGAGGAGGACATGCCCGTGCTGAAGCGCGCTCTGCAGGCGCCGCCACTCGTCAGCCCCAACCAGCTCATGGAGGAAGCGTACAGGCATCACAAGAAACTACGAGCTGCTCGCAAGGAGTCTGCATCTAGCTCAGCAGACCTCGCATCGAGCCACAGCACGCTAGTGGGGCGGCTCCAGCAGGCACCTCGTTTCATGAATGAGCAGCAGCTCAAGCGCACTGACCTCATCCATAACATAATCATGCGCAACGAGAGTCCGCTGGGACCTCCCCCACCCAAATATCCAGCTCTGCCCCAAGGTGCATTCTACCCTGGATGGCCATTTCCCGAAACACCGCTACCACCGCATCCTGTGGCAACACCAACTACACCCACACCTCCACCCCGCTGCCCATACAGCCCGAGCAGCCCAACACTAGTCGTGACAGAGGGTCCCCAGCCCCTCAACCTGTCCAAGAAGCCTGGCAGCCCGTTCCCGCTCAAGACCGAGACGTGA